In Microbacterium terrisoli, the genomic stretch CGCGGCCCGGGCGGGCGGGGCCACGATCTGCTGGGTCACCATGATTCGATCTCACCACTCCGTGCGAGGCTCGGCAAATGCGCACCCGTGCACGACGGGGGGCGCTAGTGGATGATCGTCAGCATCATCTTCGACGGTTCGAGCGCCCGCACCGAATGGGGAATGCGCGCATCCAGGTGCAGCAGACCGCCGGGCACCAGCTCTTTCGTGACGTCCTCGGCCGTGAACTCCAGGCGCCCTTCGAGTGCCTGGACCAGAATCGGGCCGGGTGCGCTGTGCTCGGTCAGCTCAGCGCCGGTGTCGAAGGCGAAGACGACGACCCGTGCCCCGTCTGCCGACAGCGCCAGCTGCGCCGTACGCTGGCCCGGCTCGACGGCCACGAGTGCATCCACATTCTCAAGAGCGGTCATTCCCATGTGTCCATCCTCCCGTCGATTCGACGCGTCGGGCGCGGATCGGTGGCCCAGATCGCCGGGCGCGGATCGCGCGTGTGCTCTGCCGATCACGGCGCCGGCACGCGCATGAGCCGCGCACCGTTGCGCCACAGCACCGCCCGCATCCAGTCGTCGCCGAACCCGAGGTCGGCCAGCACCCTGATCTGGTGCGCGTACGGGTAGGGGATGTTCGGAAAATCCGTGCCCAGCACGATCTTGTCAGGCAGGCGCTGCCAGCGCGCGAGCACCGCATCCGGAACCGGCGCGAGGGCACGCGCATAATCGGTGCAGACCATGGTCGTATCCAGGCACACCCCGGCGTACTGCTCGACGAGGTCGGTGAACGCCGCGTACTCGGGCATGCCACCGTGCGCGATGATCAGGCTCAGGTCGGGATGCCGCCGCAAGAGCGCCGCGATCGGCTCCGGGCCGGTGTGCCTGCCGCGGTGCGGACCGGAGCCGCAGTGGACGACCGCCGGCACCCGCGCGCGTTCGAGCGCCGACCACGCGCCGTCGAGGATCGGATCGTCCGGGGCGAACTCCCCCACCTGCACGTGGATCTTGAAGATCCGCGCACCGTACGCCAGGGCGGCCTCGGTATCGGCGGTGGCGGACGGCTCGGCGTAGAACGTGCCCGACGGCACGGCCTGCGGGTGGGCGTCGGCGAAGTCGTGCGAGTAGGCGTTCAGCCACGCGGCCATGCCCGGGCGGTGGGCGTAGTTCAGGGTCGGATAGGCGATCACGCCCAGCCGCTCGAGGGTCGCGACGCGCTCGGGTTCTGCGGTGCGGTAGGCGATGCCCCACGACGCACGGCCGTCATCGTCGCCGATCCGATCGAAGAACGCCCAGACCTTGTCGAGCACGTTCTGCGGCATGAAATGCACGTGCACGTCGGCGATGCCCGGCACATCGAGGGCGCGAAGGTACGCGGGGATCGCGGCGTCATCGAGCGGCCCCGGGGTGGTCTGCATGTCTCCACATTAGGCAGATCCTCCCCGGGGCGCGTTCGGCGGGCCCGCCGCGGCGACAGTCGGCCGGCCAGCAGGTCGGCCGGTCAGTCCTGATGCCCCGAGCCGGGACCGTAGGCGAGGGCGACATCCTGCGCCGTGCCCCAGCCGGCGCCGGCGGGACCGTCCTGCGGCCAGCCGTCGGGAACGTCCTGCCACTCCTCGCGGCGTCCGTACGGCAGGATGTCGATCATCGGGAACGTGTGGGTGAGGATCTCGGTGCCGCGCCCGTTCGTGTGCCACGTGCGGTAGACGTCGTCGCCGTCGCGCAGGAACACGTTCACGGCGAAGCCGCCGCCGTCGGCGGGAGCATCCATGTCGGCGCCGAACGTGCTGCCGTACGTCGAATACCACTGCATGCGATTGCCGGTCTTGTCGCGGTACGCCAGCGCCTCGCCGATCTCGCCCTGCGTGACCACGACGAACCGCGCGTCGTAGTTGTCCAAGAACTCGAGCCGCGTGTACTGAGCAGTGAACCCCGTGCACCCGCCGCACTGCCATTCGGCACCGGCCTCCCACATGTGGTGGTAGGTGATCAGCTGCGACCTGCCCTCGAAGATGTCGGCCAGGCGCACCGGACCGTCCTCCCCCTCGAGCACATAGTCGGGAAGCTTGACCATCGGCAGCCGCCGGCGCTGGGCGGCGATCGCGTCGAGCTCGCGCGTGGCGGCCTTCTCGCGCACGCGCAGGGCGGCAAGCTGGGCACGCCAGGTCTCGGTGTCGACGACGGGAGGCAATGCAGTGGCCATGAGGTCCTCCAAAATCATGTTGACGACGTTCACATGGTATGTTGACAGCGTACACATTTCGCGGCGCGGGTCAAGAGTCAAGGGGGATGGATGCCGGAGCCAGTGAGTGATCACTATCACCACGGAAATCTGCGTGAGGCACTCATCGATGCCGCGCTCGAGCTGGCCCGCACGGGCGGCGAGAACGCGCTGACGCTGAGGGATGCCACACGGCAGGTGGGTGTCTCAGCGAGCGCCGCCTACCGGCACTTCTCCGACCGCGACGCGCTGGCCACCGCGGTCAGCGAACGGATCCGCGACGCGATGGCCGAGCGCATGAGCGCGTTCGAGCCGGATGCTGCGACCGGCCGCGACCGGCTGCGCGCGGTGGGTCTCGGCTACATCGCCTTCGCCCGGGAAGAGCCCGGCTGGTTCGAGACCGCGTTCGCGACGATCACGGCCCTCCCCGCAGCATCCACTGCCGCAGCGTCTGCGCCTCCCACCCCCTTGCCCTCACCACTGATCGCCCTCACCGCTGCGCTGGACGCCCTGGTCGTCGATGGCGATCTCTCGGCCGAAGACCGCATCGGTGCCGAGTGGCCGTGCTGGTCGGCCGTGCACGGATTCGCGCGCCTGTGGTTGCGCGGGCCTCTGCGGCAGCTGCCCGAGGCAACCGTGCAGTCGGCCGCCGAACGCACCGTCGACACAGCGATCGCGGGGCTGCTCGCACTTGCCGGTCCGGTCCCCGTCCGCTGAGCGCACCCCGGCACGGAGCGACCATGACATCGAACACCGCGCGAGAGATCGCGCCCGGCATCACCGTCTTCACGAGCCGTCGGATGCTGACCAACTCGACGGTGCTCGCAGACCGGACCCACGCGCTGCTGGTCGATCCGGGCTGGCAGCCTGACGAGCTCGAGCACATCGCCGACGAGCTGGACGCCCGCGACCTGACCGTCATCGGCGGTTTCAGCACCCACGCGCATCACGATCACCTGCTGTGGCACCCGCGCTGGGCCGCAGCCCCACGGTGGGCCTCGCCGCGCACGGCAGAACTCGCGCGCACGGAACGAGACGGGTTGGTCGACGCGCTCGGCGCAGGCTTTCCGCCCGACCTCGTCGAGCTGATGGGGCGGATAGGTGCAGTGACCGACGTGCTGCCCGACGACTCCATCCCTGCGGGGTTCGAGATCGAGCTGATCGTGCACGACGGCCACGCGCCCGGGCACACCGCCCTGTGGCTGCCCCGTCAGCGGGTGCTGATCGCCGGCGACATGCTCAGCGACATCGAGCTGCCGCTGCCGTTCTTTCCCGACGACCTCGCGTCTTACCTCGCGGCGCTCGATGTGCTCGCCCCGTTCGCGGCGCAGGCTGAGCTCGTCATCCCCGGTCACGGCACCGTCGGCACCGATGCCCGCCGGCGACTGAACGCCGATCGTCGCTACCTCGACGATGTGGTCCGCACGGGAGATTCGACCGATCCCCGCATCCGCAACGACGGCATGGCCGACATGCACGAGCACCTGCAGCAGCTCGTCGGAGCGCGCTGAGCTCACTCCGGCGGGCGGGTGCTGAGCTCACTCCGGCGGGCGGGTGAGATGCCGCAGCACCGCCTGGCCCGCACGCAGTTCGGCGGTCAGCGGCTCGAGCCGCACGTCGCGCGGCAGCGGCGGGGCGGCGGCGACCCCACGGTCGCGGGCGGCCTCACCGATCGCTTCGGCGGCACGGGCCAGCTGCTCCACGGCGACGGGGTCGATCGCAGGCGGATCGCCGGCGGCAGCGCCCTCCCCCTCGTCGGCGCCCTGCTGCACGATGATCGCGGTGGTCGCATCGACGGCGCGTTCGAGCGTCACGATCACGGGCCACCACCCGGCCGCCGTGCTGCTGACCGGCGGCGGCTCGCTCAGCGCCTGCTGCAGCGCCGTGCGCAGATCTGAGAGCTGCCGGTAGGCTTCGCGGCGCACTGCCTGGCGCGTGCCGGGGGCCGCTCCCAACCCGATGCGGATGTAGGCGGCCAGCGCCGAGGCCGCCCGGGCGATGCGCGGGCCGAACCGCAGCCGCGAGCGCCAGGTGTCGGGCCACGGCAGATAACCCACGATCAGCACGATCGCGCACCCGATCGCCGTGTCGGCGACCCGGCTGATCACCAGTTCGAAACCGCCGCCGGCGCCCAGGTCCAGCAGCAGCACGATCACGGGGGTCAGAAACGTCGTGAACAGGCCGTAGTTGCGCCGCTGCGCGAACG encodes the following:
- a CDS encoding cupin domain-containing protein, with product MTALENVDALVAVEPGQRTAQLALSADGARVVVFAFDTGAELTEHSAPGPILVQALEGRLEFTAEDVTKELVPGGLLHLDARIPHSVRALEPSKMMLTIIH
- a CDS encoding amidohydrolase family protein, which gives rise to MQTTPGPLDDAAIPAYLRALDVPGIADVHVHFMPQNVLDKVWAFFDRIGDDDGRASWGIAYRTAEPERVATLERLGVIAYPTLNYAHRPGMAAWLNAYSHDFADAHPQAVPSGTFYAEPSATADTEAALAYGARIFKIHVQVGEFAPDDPILDGAWSALERARVPAVVHCGSGPHRGRHTGPEPIAALLRRHPDLSLIIAHGGMPEYAAFTDLVEQYAGVCLDTTMVCTDYARALAPVPDAVLARWQRLPDKIVLGTDFPNIPYPYAHQIRVLADLGFGDDWMRAVLWRNGARLMRVPAP
- a CDS encoding DUF899 domain-containing protein: MATALPPVVDTETWRAQLAALRVREKAATRELDAIAAQRRRLPMVKLPDYVLEGEDGPVRLADIFEGRSQLITYHHMWEAGAEWQCGGCTGFTAQYTRLEFLDNYDARFVVVTQGEIGEALAYRDKTGNRMQWYSTYGSTFGADMDAPADGGGFAVNVFLRDGDDVYRTWHTNGRGTEILTHTFPMIDILPYGRREEWQDVPDGWPQDGPAGAGWGTAQDVALAYGPGSGHQD
- a CDS encoding TetR/AcrR family transcriptional regulator, encoding MPEPVSDHYHHGNLREALIDAALELARTGGENALTLRDATRQVGVSASAAYRHFSDRDALATAVSERIRDAMAERMSAFEPDAATGRDRLRAVGLGYIAFAREEPGWFETAFATITALPAASTAAASAPPTPLPSPLIALTAALDALVVDGDLSAEDRIGAEWPCWSAVHGFARLWLRGPLRQLPEATVQSAAERTVDTAIAGLLALAGPVPVR
- a CDS encoding MBL fold metallo-hydrolase, with amino-acid sequence MTSNTAREIAPGITVFTSRRMLTNSTVLADRTHALLVDPGWQPDELEHIADELDARDLTVIGGFSTHAHHDHLLWHPRWAAAPRWASPRTAELARTERDGLVDALGAGFPPDLVELMGRIGAVTDVLPDDSIPAGFEIELIVHDGHAPGHTALWLPRQRVLIAGDMLSDIELPLPFFPDDLASYLAALDVLAPFAAQAELVIPGHGTVGTDARRRLNADRRYLDDVVRTGDSTDPRIRNDGMADMHEHLQQLVGAR